One window from the genome of Saccharomyces mikatae IFO 1815 strain IFO1815 genome assembly, chromosome: 2 encodes:
- the SEF1 gene encoding Sef1p (similar to Saccharomyces cerevisiae SEF1 (YBL066C); ancestral locus Anc_7.389), giving the protein MVKDNRDSDQDQDFNSSHMKRQPEQQQQQQQLQQQQFSNKKQRISHHDDSHQINHRPVTSCTHCRQHKIKCDASQNFPHPCSRCEKIGLHCEINPQFRPKKGSQLQLLRQDVDEIKSKLDTLLANDGVFVHLLQHIPMGNNLLNKLNLHPTPTPGTIIPNQDSSPSSGSPTSSAAQRDSKVSVQTYLSREPQLLQANHVNNKNNEASPRTKLRASSLAQSSKSLVATEPNKLPPLLNDSALPNNSKESLPPALQMAYYKNNSVNNTPSGPFSPNHTAYSPHASSTAVTAATNKTPFGAAKYVDVNNNTHKTKTPVVATTTTMPLLPSPHANVDEFVLGDISLSIEKANKLHHIFVTRYLPYFPIMYSNNATELYSQSQLLFWTVMLTACLSDPEPTMYCKLSSLIKQLAIETCWIRTPRSTHISQALLILCIWPLPNQKVLDDCSYRFVGLAKSLSYQLGLHRGEFISEFTRTQTSMPNAEKWRTRTWLGIFFAELCWASILGLPPTSQTDYLLEKALSCSDEESEEDNDNSSSSNNNNNVSDKNIKTKEPHIESKYKLPGRFRRLLSLANFQAKLSHIIGSSVSSPDGLLEPKYRAETLSILGKELDLLAKTLNFQNDDVVNIYFLYVKLTVCCFAFLPETPPTDQIPYVTEAYLTATKIVTLLNNLLETQQLIELPIYIRQAATFSALILFKLQLTPLLPDKYFDSARQSVVTIHRLYRNQLTAWATSVENDISRTASMLEKLNFVLIMHPEVFVEEDGIISRMRSHLTGSLFYDLVWCVHEARRREMDPDYNKQALEKAAKKKKHSLNGVYNDPSSSGGIMDRKLYPLPLYNHISRDDFETVTKTTPSGTTVTTLIPTKNALKQAEKLAKTNNGDSDGSIMEINGIPLSMLGETGSVKFQSLFANTGKDNDYNNGRTLLDASNVMTMPFNSSYPIASGPTLNNNPRSTNLDYYNNGLNVISDLSMKRSASTPVNHLPTSVPALRNPVGSLPDTVTSGMDHPRPREHSNLQNVAINYNNQFNNVNAIERSQSSMSHSRTPVAFKSNNMTDLHSVVSDPGSSKNTAYPPLSLFAKSGINNNINRANQQFSGANTITPFNYQSIDNENNVKTPGNKLTDFFQQQSAGWLEGNSSNDDFFGWFDMNMEQGF; this is encoded by the coding sequence ATGGTGAAGGATAATCGAGATTCTGACCAAGACCAAGATTTTAATTCTTCTCATATGAAAAGACAGCCggagcagcagcagcagcagcagcagttgcaacagcagcaattTTCTAACAAGAAACAACGAATATCTCATCATGATGACAGTCATCAAATTAATCATAGACCAGTCACATCATGTACACATTGTAGACAGCACAAAATCAAGTGCGATGCCAGCCAAAACTTTCCTCATCCTTGCTCTAGATGCGAAAAAATTGGTCTCCACTGTGAAATTAATCCACAATTTAGGCCTAAAAAGGGCTCCCAGTTGCAATTACTGAGACAAGATGTAGATGAAATTAAATCTAAACTCGATACTCTTCTGGCTAATGACGgtgtttttgttcatcTTCTACAACATATCCCTATGGGTAATAACCTTTTGAATAAACTTAATCTGCATCCAACACCAACCCCGGGTACTATTATTCCTAACCAAGATTCTTCTCCCTCATCAGGCTCTCCAACTTCTTCCGCAGCTCAACGAGATTCCAAGGTGTCAGTCCAGACGTATTTGTCCAGGGAGCCACAGCTCCTTCAAGCCAATCACGTCAACAATAAGAATAATGAGGCATCACCTCGCACTAAATTACGCGCATCTTCTTTGGCTCAAAGCTCGAAGAGCCTTGTAGCGACAGAACCGAACAAATTGCCGCCTCTGCTGAATGACTCAGCATTACCCAATAACTCCAAAGAGTCTTTACCTCCCGCTCTGCAAATGGCTTATTACAAGAATAACTCAGTAAATAACACACCTAGCGGCCCCTTCTCGCCAAATCACACAGCCTATTCTCCGCATGCTTCATCAACCGCCGTTACTGCTGCGACGAACAAGACACCCTTTGGAGCAGCGAAATATGTTGATGTAAACAACAACACccataaaacaaaaacaccTGTTGTAGCCACTACCACGACTATGCCATTATTACCTTCGCCACATGCAAACGTAGATGAATTTGTACTGGGTGATATAAGCCTTTCCATTGAGAAAGCGAATAAACTGCATCATATTTTTGTGACTAGATACCTACCATATTTTCCTATAATGTATTCCAATAATGCTACCGAGCTCTACTCTCAATCTCAACTACTTTTCTGGACCGTCATGTTGACAGCATGTTTGTCTGATCCTGAACCAACTATGTATTGCAAATTAAGCTCCTTGATCAAACAATTGGCTATAGAAACTTGTTGGATAAGAACTCCCCGATCCACACATATCTCTCAAGCTTTACTAATTTTATGCATTTGGCCTTTGCCTAATCAAAAAGTTCTAGATGATTGTTCTTACCGCTTTGTAGGATTAGCTAAATCATTGTCCTACCAACTTGGTTTGCATAGAGGTGAATTTATCTCAGAATTTACAAGAACTCAGACTTCAATGCCAAATGCAGAAAAGTGGAGAACTAGGACTTGGTTAGGGATATTTTTTGCCGAACTTTGTTGGGCAAGTATTCTTGGTTTGCCACCAACTTCACAAACAGACTATTTGTTAGAAAAAGCTTTATCTTGTAGTGACGAAGAATCAGAGGAAGACAACGACaatagtagtagtagtaacaataataacaatgttagtgataaaaatatcaaaacgAAGGAGCCACACATTGAAAGTAAATACAAACTGCCGGGTAGATTTAGAAGATTATTAAGCTTAGCCAATTTCCAAGCAAAATTATCCCATATTATTGGATCTTCCGTTTCCAGCCCTGATGGTTTATTGGAGCCAAAATACCGTGCGGAAACCTTGTCTATCTTAGGGAAAGAGTTGGATTTATTAGCgaaaactttaaatttCCAGAATGACGACGTTGTAAAtatctattttctttatgttAAACTAACAGTTTGTTGTTTTGCATTCTTACCTGAAACTCCCCCTACTGATCAAATTCCATATGTCACGGAAGCTTATCTAACAGCTACTAAAATCGTTACTTTATTGAACAACCTTTTAGAAACACAACAACTTATTGAACTTCCTATTTACATTCGACAAGCTGCTACATTTTCTGCATTGATACTGTTCAAATTGCAACTGACCCCTTTACTTCCTGACAAATATTTTGATTCAGCAAGACAATCAGTGGTCACTATTCATAGACTTTATAGAAATCAGTTAACTGCATGGGCCACCAGTGTAGAGAATGATATTTCGAGGACTGCAAGTATGTTAGAGAAATTGAATTTCGTATTAATTATGCATCCGGAAGTCTTTGTAGAGGAAGATGGTATTATTTCTAGAATGAGATCACACTTAACAGGATCCTTGTTCTATGACTTAGTTTGGTGTGTTCATGAGgctagaagaagagaaatggATCCCGACTATAATAAGCAGGCATTAGAAAAAGCCgctaagaaaaaaaaacattctttaaatgGCGTTTACAACGATCCTTCATCTTCGGGTGGGATCATGGACAGAAAACTTTATCCATTGCCGTTATATAACCATATTTCTAGAGACGACTTTGAAACTGTTACAAAAACAACACCAAGTGGAACTACTGTTACTACTTTGATTCCTACCAAGAATGCCTTGAAGCAGGCAGAAAAACTAGCCAAGACGAATAACGGAGACTCTGATGGTTCAATAATGGAAATCAATGGAATACCGCTTTCCATGCTCGGAGAAACAGGTAGCGTCAAATTTCAGAGCTTATTCGCTAATACTGGAAAAGATAACGATTATAACAACGGCAGGACCCTACTAGATGCCTCTAATGTCATGACTATGCCCTTCAATTCAAGTTATCCGATCGCTTCTGGCCCTactttgaataataatcCAAGAAGTACTAATTTAGACTATTATAATAACGGACTAAACGTAATTTCTGATCTCTCTATGAAAAGATCAGCAAGTACACCAGTTAATCACCTTCCTACATCAGTTCCAGCATTGAGGAACCCTGTTGGTAGTTTACCAGATACTGTTACGTCGGGTATGGATCACCCGCGCCCACGAGAACACAGCAATCTACAAAATGTTGCGATTAATTATAATAATCAATTCAATAACGTAAACGCCATTGAAAGATCACAGAGCAGTATGTCTCACTCACGTACACCGGTTGCTTTTAAGTCAAACAACATGACAGATTTGCATTCCGTTGTTTCCGATCCTGGTTCATCTAAAAACACTGCATACCCGCCTTTAAGCTTGTTTGCCAAAAGCGgcatcaataataatattaatagaGCTAATCAACAATTCTCCGGCGCAAACACTATAACTCCCTTTAACTACCAAAGCAtcgataatgaaaataatgtgAAGACTCCCGGAAATAAACTgacagatttttttcagcaacAAAGTGCAGGCTGGCTTGAAGGAAATTCCAGTAACGATGACTTTTTTGGGTGGTTTGATATGAACATGGAGCAAGGATTTTGA
- the PRX1 gene encoding thioredoxin peroxidase PRX1 (similar to Saccharomyces cerevisiae PRX1 (YBL064C); ancestral locus Anc_7.388), with translation MFSRICSAQVKRTVWTLPRQAHLQSQTIKTFATAPILCKQFKQSDQPRLRINSDAPNFDADTTVGKINFYDYLGNSWGVLFSHPADFTPVCTTEVSAFAKLKPEFDKRNVKLIGLSVEDVESHEKWIQDIKEIAKVKNVGFPIIGDTFRNVAFLYDMVDAEGFKNINDGSLKTVRSVFVIDPKKKIRLIFTYPSTVGRNTSEVLRVIDALQLSDKEGVVTPINWQPADDVIIPPSVSNEEAKTKFGEFNEIKPYLRFTKSK, from the coding sequence ATGTTTAGTAGAATTTGTAGTGCTCAGGTAAAGAGAACTGTGTGGACTCTCCCCAGACAGGCTCACTTGCAATCCCAGACAATTAAAACATTTGCCACAGCACCTATTCTGTGCAAACAGTTCAAGCAAAGTGACCAACCAAGACTAAGAATAAACTCAGACGCGCCTAACTTCGATGCTGACACCACAGTCGGCAAAATCAACTTTTACGACTACTTGGGTAATTCTTGGGGGGTCTTATTTTCCCATCCAGCAGACTTTACGCCCGTGTGTACTACTGAAGTTAGCGCATTCGCCAAATTAAAGCCAGAATTCGACAAGAGAAACGTGAAATTGATCGGTCTTTCAGTGGAAGATGTTGAATCGCATGAAAAATGGATTCAAGACATCAAGGAAATTGCAAAGGTGAAGAATGTTGGATTTCCTATCATTGGCGACACTTTCAGAAACGTGGCCTTTTTATACGACATGGTAGATGCTGAAGGATTCAAGAATATCAACGATGGTTCATTAAAGACCGTGAGATCAGTCTTCGTTATTGACcccaagaagaagatcaGGCTTATCTTCACCTACCCTTCCACAGTCGGGAGAAACACCTCAGAAGTGCTAAGGGTTATTGACGCATTGCAATTAAGTGACAAGGAGGGCGTGGTCACTCCAATTAATTGGCAGCCCGCCGATGACGTTATTATTCCCCCATCTGTTTCCAATGAGGAAGCCAAGACTAAATTTGGTGAATTTAACGAAATTAAACCTTACTTGAGGTTTACCAAGTCCAAATAA
- the KIP1 gene encoding Kip1p (similar to Saccharomyces cerevisiae KIP1 (YBL063W); ancestral locus Anc_7.387) translates to MARSSLPSRRTAQFKLNKRKTIAHAPSPGLSNGMHTVTPPICNNNSTTSDSNIHVYVRCRSRNKREIDEKSSVVISTLGPQGKEIILSNGSHQSYSSSKKTYQFDQVFGAESDQETVFNATAKNYIREMLHGYNCTIFAYGQTGTGKTYTMSGDINILGDVQSTDKLLLGEHAGIIPRVLVDLFKELSTLNREYSVKISFLELYNENLKDLLSDSDDDDPVVNDTKRQIRIFDNNNNNSSIMVKGMQEIFINSAHEGLNLLMQGSLKRKVAATKCNDLSSRSHTVFTITTNIVEQDSKDHGQNKNFVKIGKLNLVDLAGSENINRSGAENKRAQEAGLINKSLLTLGRVINALVDHSNHIPYRESKLTRLLQDSLGGMTKTCIIATVSPAKISMEETASTLEYATRAKSIKNTPQVNQSLSKDTCLKDYIQEIEKLKNDLKNSRNKQGIFITQDQLDLYESNSILIDEQNLKIHNLREQIKKFKEKYLTQLDINNLLQSEKEKLVTVIRDFDIDYSHFYSKIQQIHYTNLELINQVTQQRDSSHENCQKQYTANQNMQLKISQQVLQTLNSLQNSLRNYNSKFSQVINGVTEELTNSVNSHKVNHDSTFKSLMNTTANLLMIKMNELVLSISNSFKDFQSDFASHCNKDLNDIYQSHKLLLRNLQSDIKKCLDSIGRSVLASINEISDSCSTNLNSMNVLINKHESEVLKVIEKKDSEIKKLKNDLVNERKISNEFSEQLTQLKWYFQNHVSRTRNELHDELDGFINKLKDKQLKLDQDIWHKTTSVFNQTDIAVNKIYSESILSLTQDVEGALETVSHNNAAFTKNMTGLSHEMDVNISSKLKSLPIDRFLNEISHKICKNSGDNNNNVPESNPVLDSIKKFQNTICSDNALTNEKMMTLTDAVTSHIETIANENNINLTVMNENFNSLCSFILTDYEKNIIQISKTQNEVLTEHFEGLQSLNEKGINIITTHSIEKPLSEYVRPESSVTKTLPLLDYPKQLQIYRDAEIKSKDDTIKSRPCASNSFTRENFAVSHFSPKTPVPVPDQPLPKVLIPKSINSTKSSRSKTLPNTDDTGRESHNNLKRRFTTEPILKGEETENNDPSQNKKVHQ, encoded by the coding sequence ATGGCTCGTTCTTCCTTGCCTAGCCGCCGCACCGCACAATTTAAATTGAACAAGAGGAAGACTATTGCGCATGCTCCATCTCCCGGCCTTTCGAATGGAATGCACACTGTAACGCCGCCCATCtgtaataataattctACCACTTCAGACTCCAATATCCATGTATACGTGAGGTGTAGATCGCGcaacaaaagagaaatagaCGAAAAAAGTAGCGTAGTGATTTCTACCCTGGGACCACAGGGAAAGGAGATTATTCTCTCCAACGGTTCCCACCAATCATACTCATCGTCGAAGAAAACTTATCAATTTGATCAGGTGTTCGGTGCAGAATCTGATCAAGAAACGGTATTCAATGCCACTGCAAAAAACTATATTAGAGAAATGTTGCATGGCTACAATTGTACAATATTCGCATATGGTCAAACAGGAACAGGTAAAACCTACACCATGTCTGGCGACATAAACATTCTCGGTGACGTACAATCCACAGATAAGCTGTTATTGGGAGAACACGCAGGTATTATACCACGCGTCCTAGTTGATTTATTTAAAGAATTAAGCACTTTGAACAGAGAGTATTCCgtaaaaatatctttcttAGAGTTGTACAACGAAAATCTGAAAGATTTACTCTCTGATAGCGACGATGATGATCCTGTAGTGAATGATACCAAGAGGCAAATTCGCATTtttgataacaataataataattcgTCCATTATGGTCAAAGGAATGCAAGAAATATTTATTAACTCTGCTCACGAGGGCTTGAATCTGTTAATGCAAGGttctttgaaaaggaaggtGGCCGCTACTAAGTGCAATGATCTCTCGTCGAGATCTCATACGGTTTTTACAATCACGACAAACATAGTTGAACAAGACAGCAAAGACCATggacaaaacaaaaattttgtCAAAATCGGTAAATTGAATTTGGTAGATTTGGCTGGCAGCGAGAACATCAACAGATCGGGTGCAGAGAATAAGAGGGCTCAAGAAGCTGGCCTGATTAACAAATCACTATTAACATTAGGTCGTGTCATCAACGCCCTCGTTGATCATTCCAACCATATACCATACAGAGAATCCAAGTTGACAAGATTACTACAAGACTCTTTAGGTGGTATGACGAAAACATGCATCATTGCTACTGTATCACCTGCGAAAATATCCATGGAAGAGACTGCAAGCACGCTAGAATATGCAACGAGAGCCAAATCTATTAAAAATACTCCACAAGTTAACCAGTCTTTATCAAAGGACACATGTCTCAAAGACTACATTCAagagattgaaaaattaaaaaacgacctgaaaaattcaagaaacaAACAAGGCATATTTATCACTCAAGACCAATTGGATCTTTACGAAAGCAATTCCATACTAATCGATgaacaaaatttgaaaatacaTAACTTACGAGAACAGATTAAAAAGTTCAAGGAAAAATATCTAACTCAGTTAGATATCAATAATTTGTTACAATctgaaaaagagaaacttGTTACTGTAATACGAGATTTTGACATAGACTATTCCCACTTTTATTCTAAAATTCAACAGATTCACTATACTAACCTCGAGCTTATAAATCAAGTCACTCAACAAAGAGATTCATCACATGAAAACTGTCAAAAACAATACACTGCCAACCAGAATATGCAACTAAAAATTTCCCAACAGGTACTACAAACTCTAAACAGTCTGCAAAATTCTTTAAGAAACTATAATTCAAAATTCTCTCAAGTCATCAACGGCGTAACTGAAGAGTTAACCAACAGCGTAAATTCTCATAAAGTCAACCATGATTCTACTTTCAAGTCATTAATGAATACCACAGCGAATTTACTGATGATTAAAATGAACGAACTTGTCCTCAGTATTTCGAATTCATTTAAAGATTTCCAGAGTGATTTTGCTTCTCACTGTAATAAAGATTTGAATGATATTTATCAATCACATAAGCTTCTTTTAAGAAATCTACAAAGtgatatcaaaaaatgtcTTGATTCGATAGGGCGCTCAGTATTAGCTTCCATAAACGAAATATCGGATAGTTGTTCCACAAACTTGAATAGTATGAATGTTTTAATAAACAAACATGAATCAGAAGTATTAAAAgtaattgaaaagaaagattcggaaataaaaaaactgaaaaacgATTTGGTCAATGAGCGTAAGATCTCTAATGAATTCAGCGAACAGTTGACGCAATTGAAGTGGTATTTCCAAAATCATGTATCTAGGACTCGCAACGAACTTCATGATGAACTTGACGGATTTATTAATAAGTTGAAGGACAAACAACTTAAATTAGATCAAGACATCTGGCATAAAACGACCTCCGTTTTCAATCAAACTGATATTGCCGTTAATAAAATTTATTCTGAATCAATATTATCCTTGACACAAGATGTTGAAGGGGCTTTAGAGACAGTTTCTCATAACAATGCAGCTTTCACAAAGAATATGACTGGTCTATCACACGAAATGGACGTGAACATATCCTCCAAACTGAAGAGTTTGCCCATTGATAGATTTTTGAATGAAATATCACACAAAATTTGTAAAAACAGTGGtgacaataataataatgtgCCAGAATCAAATCCAGTATTGGATTcaatcaagaaatttcaaaatacGATCTGTTCAGATAATGCTTTAACGAATgagaagatgatgacgTTAACCGATGCAGTAACATCACATATCGAAACCATAGctaatgaaaacaatatcaatttAACTGTAATGAACGAAAATTTCAACTCTTTATGCAGTTTTATATTAACCGATTACGAAAAGAACATCATACAAATCTCAAAAACACAAAATGAAGTACTTACTGAACACTTTGAGGGCTTACAGtcattgaatgaaaaggGTATAAACATTATCACTACCCACAGTATAGAAAAACCTCTCAGTGAGTATGTACGACCTGAATCGTCTGTTACCAAGACTTTACCCTTATTGGACTATCCAAAACAACTCCAAATTTACAGGGACGCTGAAATTAAGAGCAAAGACGACACTATAAAGTCTCGTCCTTGTGCATCAAACTCATTTACAAGAGAAAACTTTGCTGTCTCACATTTCAGTCCAAAGACTCCGGTACCTGTACCTGATCAACCCTTACCAAAAGTACTTATACCAAAAAGCATAAACTCCACCAAATCCAGTAGGTCAAAAACCTTACCAAATACAGATGACACTGGACGAGAGTCACATAACAATTTGAAGAGAAGGTTTACGACGGAACCAATACTAAAGGGAGAGGAAACTGAAAATAATGACCCATCacaaaacaagaaagttcatcaataa
- the SKT5 gene encoding Skt5p (similar to Saccharomyces cerevisiae SKT5 (YBL061C) and SHC1 (YER096W); ancestral locus Anc_7.386), translated as MTSSPKVHPYKRHLMQSQHINFDNRSPEFQKSSLNTDQDTSENKENRQNDDNIEHSTASFDKQLANQVPSKDHFRAASVPLLPNGKGGSIEKAGFAPVPPPQLRLHNSNSNSVSSLGSTPTNSSSLRALRQTDSSTSLTKEQIKKRTRSVDLSHMYLLDGSSDTQLTATNESVADLSHQMISRYLGGKNNASLVPRLKTIEMYRQNVKKSKDPEVLFQYAQYMLQTALTIESSNALVQDSDKAGNVSQSDLKIQFLKEAQSYLKKLSIKGYSDAQYLLADGYSSGAFGKIENKEAFALFQAAAKHGHIESAYRASHCLEEGLGTTRDSRKSVNFLKFAASRNHPSAMYKLGLYSFYGRMGLPSDVNTKLNGVKWLSRAAARANELTAAAPYELAKIYHEGFLDVVIPDEKYAMELYIQAASLGHAPSATLLAQIYETGNDTVGQDTSLSVHYYTQAALKGDPVAMLGLCAWYLLGAEPAFEKDENEAFQWALRAANAGLPKAQFTLGYFYEHGKGCDRNMEYAWKWYEKAAGNDDKRAVNKVGSRDGGMAITSKKQHKKNKSVSTLNLFSAVDSQTSNGGSNSRVSSRSETFFTESSKHNSEPQGLQINMNSGTNKNSTKIDSNASITKSSPAHRMSKEVTEQSMAVNQGVNSSNMDGTNANRKYAPVLKTEPNKAKDPKNKKDKQSKKKKDCVIM; from the coding sequence ATGACAAGCTCACCGAAAGTACATCCTTATAAGAGGCACTTAATGCAATCACAGCATATAAATTTTGATAACAGGAGTCCcgaatttcaaaagagttCTTTGAACACAGACCAAGATACCtcagaaaataaagaaaataggcaaaacgatgataatatagaACATAGCACTGCAAGTTTCGATAAACAGTTGGCAAACCAAGTCCCCTCTAAGGATCATTTTAGAGCTGCGTCTGTACCTCTACTTCCAAATGGTAAAGGCGGTAGTATAGAGAAAGCTGGCTTTGCTCCTGTTCCACCACCACAGCTCCGTCTTCATAATTCAAATAGTAATTCTGTAAGTTCACTGGGGAGCACTCCAActaattcttcatcactaAGAGCATTAAGACAGACAGATTCGAGCACATCTCTCACGAAggaacaaataaaaaaaaggactCGTTCTGTAGATTTGTCGCATATGTATTTGCTGGATGGTAGTAGTGATACTCAACTAACTGCTACTAATGAATCAGTAGCAGACTTATCTCACCAAATGATCAGTCGATATTTAGGTGGTAAGAATAATGCCTCCTTGGTGCCAAGACTAAAAACAATAGAAATGTATAGGCAGAACGTCAAAAAGTCAAAAGATCCTGAAGTATTATTTCAGTATGCGCAATATATGTTACAAACCGCTCTAACTATTGAATCTTCAAACGCTCTAGTTCAAGATAGCGATAAAGCGGGAAATGTTAGTCAGTCAGATCTTAAAATCCAGTTCTTGAAGGAGGCACAGagttatttgaagaaattgagcATAAAAGGTTATTCAGATGCACAATATTTGCTAGCAGACGGTTATTCCTCCGGAGCATTTGGAAAGATTGAGAATAAAGAAGCGTTTGCATTATTTCAGGCAGCCGCAAAGCATGGTCATATAGAAAGTGCATACAGAGCATCACACTGCTTAGAAGAGGGGCTAGGAACAACAAGAGACTCTCGTAAATCAGTAAATTTTCTAAAGTTTGCGGCTAGCAGAAACCATCCATCGGCAATGTATAAATTAGGGCTTTACTCTTTCTACGGTAGAATGGGTCTCCCATCTGATGTTAATACTAAATTGAATGGTGTGAAATGGCTGTCAAGAGCTGCGGCAAGAGCTAACGAGTTGACGGCCGCTGCACCATATGAATTAGCTAAAATTTATCACGAGGGATTTTTAGATGTTGTCATTCCTGATGAAAAATACGCAATGGAACTATATATTCAAGCAGCAAGTTTGGGACATGCTCCGTCAGCAACTTTGTTAGCACAAATATATGAAACAGGTAACGATACAGTGGGACAAGATACCTCACTTTCGGTACATTACTACACTCAAGCAGCATTAAAGGGTGATCCAGTAGCAATGTTGGGATTATGCGCGTGGTACTTATTAGGGGCAGAACctgcttttgaaaaagatgagAACGAGGCTTTCCAATGGGCCTTGCGTGCAGCTAATGCTGGTTTGCCAAAGGCCCAATTTACCCTTGGTTACTTCTATGAACACGGTAAAGGCTGTGATCGTAACATGGAATACGCCTGGAAGTGGTACGAAAAAGCTGCAGGAAACGATGACAAGAGAGCAGTTAATAAGGTAGGCTCTAGAGATGGTGGAATGGCCATCACCAGTAAAAAACagcataaaaaaaataaaagtgtTAGCACATTGAATTTATTCTCTGCTGTGGATAGTCAAACAAGTAACGGAGGATCAAATTCAAGAGTTTCTTCAAGATCTGAAACTTTTTTCACTGAAAGCTCGAAACATAATAGTGAGCCGCAAGGTTTGCAAATTAACATGAATTCAGgtacaaataaaaatagtaCTAAAATAGATTCTAACGCAAGCATCACGAAAAGCTCTCCAGCTCATAGGATGTCAAAGGAGGTTACTGAACAGTCAATGGCGGTGAATCAGGGTGTAAACTCATCAAATATGGACGGCACAAATGCTAACCGTAAATATGCGCCTGTACTTAAAACTGAGCCAAACAAAGCCAAGGACccaaagaacaagaaggaCAAgcaaagtaaaaaaaaaaaagactgTGTAATTATGTAA